CAGCGTCTTCCCCCATCCACCCGGCTGGAGGTGTTGGCTTTCGATGCCGAAGGCCTGCTGCTGGCGCACATCAAGGCGCCCACCCCATGACCGGCACCTGCTGGATACTGGGGGTGCTCGATGCCGGGCCGGACTATTTGACCCCCGCCGCCGTCCGCATCCTGGGCCAGGCCGAGTTGCTCATCGCCGACTCACGTTTTCTTGACCTGTTCGCCCACCTGGCCCCTCCCGAAGCCGAACAACGCTCCCTGAACGGCAGGCTCGCCGAACTCCCCGGCTGGATCCAACAGGCCCAGGCGCAAAATCGGCAGGTGGTCGTTCTGGCCACCGGTGATCCCCTCTGTTTTGGCGTGGGAGGGTACCTGCTGCGCCACTTGCCGGCCAACACCTGCCACATTTTGGGCAACGTCTCAACCCTGCAACGGGCGTGTGAACTTTTGGGCCTCGCCTGGGGTGACGCCGTGCGACTCTCGGTGCATGCCAAGGATTCAGGCGTTTGGCGTCGCGACTCCGGACCGGAACATGCGCTCTTTCCTTTGCGCCGGGCCCTGCTGCAAGCAGCCCCGATCACCCTCCTGACCAGTCCCGCCAACACCCCGGCGCGCATCGCCGACATGCTCGTGACCTTGAGGTTGGACCTCACCTGGGAAATGGCCGTGGCCCAACGTCTGGGCCACCCTGATGAAAGCATCACCCACTGGATGCCACCCTCCATGGCCCAAACCAAATCTTTTGCCGATCCCCATGTCGTGGTGCTGCGCCGTTCTCCGTCCGGTCAAATCGCCCCGGCCACCCTGGAGGCGCCCATCCTGGGCATCTCCGACGCCGTTTTCCAAAAACGCACTCCGGATCGCGGACTGATCACCCGCCGGGAGATTCGCGTCGTCGTTCTGGCGCACCTTGGTCTGCAACCCCACAGCCAGGTCTGGGATATCGGCGCCGGTTCCGGCAGCGTCGGCCTGGAGGCTGCCCGTCTTGCCCCTCTGGGAGCCGTCCACGCCGTGGAGATGCATCCCGAATGCATCCGCATGATCCAGGAAAATCGCCAGCAATTGGGGGTGACCAACCACTTTTTACGGCACGCCAAGGCACCGGACGGCCTGGACGCATGGCCCGATCCCGATGCCATCTTCATCGGTGGTTCAGGGGGAGTCCTGACGGAACTCATTTCCTTGTGCTGGCAACGTCTGCGACCCGATGGCCACATGGTCATGAATTTTGCCACCCTGGAAAATCTCCACACCGCCACCAACACCATGGATCGACTCGGCGCACCCTGGGAGATGATCCAGTTGCAACTCTCCCGCACCAGACCCATCGGCGCCATGCACCGGCTGGCGGGGGAAAATCCAGTATGGATCGTGACGACGACCAAATGAGGTTCCCAACACCAAGGAGAAACCACCGTGCAACAATCCGGTCGCCTGATTGCCGCATCTCTTGGCCCGGGAGATCCAGGCCTCATCACCCGCGCTGCCTGGCAAGCCCTGGAGCAAGCCTCCTGCTGGGCGTGGCCGGTTGGTCGCCGCGATGGCGAAAGCTACGCCCTGGCCATCGTCCAACGCACCGGGTTGCCGCAACCTGCCCGCCTGCTTCCCCTGGATTTTCCCATGACCCGGGATCCTGTCGCCCTGGCACGGTATTGGCACGCTGCTGCTATCCAAACCCTGGCCGTGTTGCAGGAAGGGGTGGATGTCGTCTTCCTCATCGAGGGGGACGCCTCGTTTTTTGCCACTTTCGGCTATCTGTCGCAGACCGTGCGTACCCTGGATCCCACGATCCGGGTTACCGTCATTCCCGGGGTTGCCTCCCCGCTCGCCGCCGCCGCTCTGGAAGGGGAACCCCTCTGCGCCGGCGAAGGCTCCCTGGCTATTCTCCCCGGTTCGACCGATCTGGAACGTATCGGGCGGTTCCTTGATGAATTTCAAACCGTGGTTCTGCTCAAGGTGCGACCTGTCTTGCCGGCCTTGCTGGACCTTCTGACACGACGGAATTTACTGAAACACGCCGTTTTCGTCGAGCGCGCCGGTGCCCCGGAGGAGCGGGTGGTGCGCAACGTCGCCGAACTGCGTGATCAGCCTGTCCACTATCTCTCCCTGCTGATCGTCCATGTTGACCGGTCGAGATCGTAAAAACAGAACGATTGAAAGACTGGGATGGAGGTCCAGGAGGAAGGGCTGCGCCCTTCCTCCTGGTGGGGTTCGGGGCGAAGCCCTGACCAAGTCTTTCTTTTCAAGCTTTCTTTTCAAGCTTTCTTTTCCTGGCGCCCGACTTGACTGCGTGTGCGCCGATCAGGGCGCGGTGACGGTCGGCTCCCAGCCTACGACTCCCAGGAGGATAAAAAAGCCGATCACATAAGCCACGGACACAGGCCAGCCATTTTTCATCCAGGAGAAGGTGTTGCGCATCTCCGGGTACATGTTGGCAAGTCCGACCCCG
This portion of the Magnetococcales bacterium genome encodes:
- the cbiE gene encoding precorrin-6y C5,15-methyltransferase (decarboxylating) subunit CbiE is translated as MTGTCWILGVLDAGPDYLTPAAVRILGQAELLIADSRFLDLFAHLAPPEAEQRSLNGRLAELPGWIQQAQAQNRQVVVLATGDPLCFGVGGYLLRHLPANTCHILGNVSTLQRACELLGLAWGDAVRLSVHAKDSGVWRRDSGPEHALFPLRRALLQAAPITLLTSPANTPARIADMLVTLRLDLTWEMAVAQRLGHPDESITHWMPPSMAQTKSFADPHVVVLRRSPSGQIAPATLEAPILGISDAVFQKRTPDRGLITRREIRVVVLAHLGLQPHSQVWDIGAGSGSVGLEAARLAPLGAVHAVEMHPECIRMIQENRQQLGVTNHFLRHAKAPDGLDAWPDPDAIFIGGSGGVLTELISLCWQRLRPDGHMVMNFATLENLHTATNTMDRLGAPWEMIQLQLSRTRPIGAMHRLAGENPVWIVTTTK
- the cobI gene encoding precorrin-2 C(20)-methyltransferase, whose translation is MQQSGRLIAASLGPGDPGLITRAAWQALEQASCWAWPVGRRDGESYALAIVQRTGLPQPARLLPLDFPMTRDPVALARYWHAAAIQTLAVLQEGVDVVFLIEGDASFFATFGYLSQTVRTLDPTIRVTVIPGVASPLAAAALEGEPLCAGEGSLAILPGSTDLERIGRFLDEFQTVVLLKVRPVLPALLDLLTRRNLLKHAVFVERAGAPEERVVRNVAELRDQPVHYLSLLIVHVDRSRS